From the genome of Streptomyces spinoverrucosus:
GGACGCGGTCCGTCTGCGCGCCGACCACTCCGGCCTGATCGTCCCCGGCTGGCACATGAACAAGCGGCACTGGAACACCGTCACAGTGGACGGCTCGCTCCCCGACCGCCTGGTCCGGGAGCTGATCGAGGACTCCTACGACCTGGTGGTGGCCGGCCTGCCGCGCGCCGAACGGCTCCGCCTGGACCGCCCCTGAAGCGGGCCGCCGGGCTACGTATGCTCGGGGCA
Proteins encoded in this window:
- a CDS encoding MmcQ/YjbR family DNA-binding protein; amino-acid sequence: MTPQELRAFCLSFNAAVEDFPFGPEASVFKVLGKMFALSIMDARPLTVNLKCDPEDAVRLRADHSGLIVPGWHMNKRHWNTVTVDGSLPDRLVRELIEDSYDLVVAGLPRAERLRLDRP